From the Alkalibacter rhizosphaerae genome, one window contains:
- a CDS encoding AtpZ/AtpI family protein: MADQKKTPDEELNEKIAKQANSKIRSKKEGNEIAFGMGVFGIIGWSIAIPTLLGVALGSYLDERFTQSFSWTLSLLFFGLIVGCFNAWRWLKERSERK, from the coding sequence GTGGCAGATCAAAAAAAAACACCGGATGAAGAATTGAATGAAAAAATCGCAAAGCAAGCAAACAGTAAAATTCGTTCCAAAAAAGAAGGTAATGAAATTGCGTTCGGTATGGGTGTTTTTGGCATCATCGGATGGTCCATAGCCATTCCTACGTTGTTGGGTGTGGCATTGGGATCCTACTTGGATGAACGGTTTACTCAATCTTTCTCCTGGACCCTGAGCCTGTTGTTTTTTGGGCTCATTGTTGGTTGTTTCAATGCTTGGCGCTGGTTGAAAGAAAGAAGTGAAAGGAAGTGA
- a CDS encoding ATP synthase subunit I has protein sequence MLIAFITGIGLGILFFGGLYLSVQQMNKVKHPAALMIISLILRMALVVGGLYLIRGDSYWNIPIALLGIVLVRTVMTGRMKRKDLIKETERG, from the coding sequence ATGTTGATCGCCTTTATAACAGGGATTGGATTGGGGATCCTGTTTTTTGGAGGTTTGTATCTTAGTGTACAACAAATGAACAAAGTAAAGCATCCTGCCGCCTTGATGATCATCAGCTTGATCCTTCGAATGGCATTGGTAGTGGGAGGCCTGTATTTGATTCGGGGAGATTCTTACTGGAACATACCTATTGCCCTGTTGGGCATTGTACTTGTGCGAACCGTCATGACCGGCCGTATGAAGCGCAAAGACCTGATAAAAGAGACAGAAAGGGGATGA
- a CDS encoding F0F1 ATP synthase subunit A gives MSIDPSSIVYFEWGFIRITATLVFAWVTMAILAILGFVLTRNLTSEDKIGKGQIVLEAVFATILDQIKSVSHQDAHKYFPFVSTLFLFIMSATLLSLIPGYNPPTGSLNTTIALALCVFFAVPYFGIQSQGIKNYLKQYTKPSVVMLPFNIISEFSRVISLAVRLYGNVMSSSIIVLILLGVVPFFFPVIIQMLGLLTGAIQAYIFAILAIVYIASATNTN, from the coding sequence ATGTCCATCGATCCCAGCAGCATCGTTTATTTTGAATGGGGATTCATACGGATCACGGCGACCTTGGTTTTTGCCTGGGTCACCATGGCGATTTTAGCCATACTTGGATTTGTTTTAACGAGAAATTTGACATCGGAAGATAAGATCGGCAAAGGTCAAATCGTCTTGGAAGCCGTATTTGCCACGATCTTGGATCAAATCAAAAGCGTCTCTCATCAGGATGCACATAAGTATTTTCCTTTTGTCAGCACCCTGTTTTTGTTTATCATGAGCGCCACCTTGTTGTCCTTGATCCCAGGGTACAATCCACCTACAGGTTCTTTGAACACGACCATCGCACTGGCTCTATGCGTGTTTTTCGCAGTACCCTATTTTGGGATACAAAGCCAGGGCATCAAAAATTATTTAAAGCAATATACCAAACCATCCGTAGTTATGCTGCCCTTCAATATCATCAGTGAGTTTTCCAGGGTCATCTCCCTGGCGGTACGTCTTTACGGAAACGTCATGAGTTCAAGCATTATCGTGTTGATTTTGCTTGGGGTCGTGCCCTTCTTCTTTCCGGTGATCATTCAAATGCTCGGTTTATTGACGGGAGCCATTCAAGCGTATATTTTTGCCATTTTGGCAATCGTTTATATTGCTTCAGCTACCAATACCAACTAA
- a CDS encoding F0F1 ATP synthase subunit C: MDSITIIGMTSIIIAGLTIAIGSIAPAIGEGNAVAQALRSIAQQPDESNTISRTLFVGLAMIESTAIYCFVISMILLFANPFWNAVIG, from the coding sequence ATGGATTCTATAACTATAATCGGAATGACATCCATCATAATTGCAGGATTGACAATTGCCATTGGTTCCATCGCCCCGGCCATTGGGGAAGGGAATGCAGTCGCCCAAGCGTTGCGATCCATCGCACAACAACCGGACGAGTCCAACACCATTTCAAGAACGCTGTTTGTTGGACTTGCCATGATCGAATCTACGGCCATCTACTGTTTTGTCATCTCTATGATCCTTTTGTTTGCCAACCCTTTCTGGAATGCAGTGATCGGGTGA
- a CDS encoding F0F1 ATP synthase subunit B family protein produces the protein MEINLFEIIAMVVNFFVLLFILQKFFYKPIQNVMEERQAKIDGLMEESLAKRKEADALIEEYKDKMASLATQEQVAMRQAREQAEEAREALFVEYKIEAEKRREALMKEIEDDKRALERDIQTVLGKNSVILASNILSYITDEALEEKLFYVFLESLKNLDPEKQKDLFASKSGKLELISANPLSKEKKGILEDVLAHIFPNYNQVTYAVDGSLVLGFELKMESYLIRISIKKYLEQMEMNILKTIDARF, from the coding sequence ATGGAAATAAATCTATTCGAAATAATCGCAATGGTGGTCAACTTTTTCGTATTGTTGTTCATTCTACAGAAATTTTTTTATAAACCGATTCAGAACGTCATGGAAGAGCGGCAGGCAAAAATCGACGGTTTGATGGAAGAATCTCTGGCCAAGCGGAAAGAAGCCGATGCACTGATCGAAGAATACAAGGATAAAATGGCATCTCTTGCTACTCAGGAACAAGTCGCCATGCGGCAGGCTAGAGAACAAGCGGAAGAAGCCCGGGAAGCTTTATTTGTCGAGTATAAAATCGAGGCGGAAAAGCGTCGGGAAGCGCTTATGAAAGAAATCGAAGATGACAAACGGGCATTGGAGCGTGACATCCAAACCGTATTGGGAAAAAACTCCGTCATCCTGGCTTCCAATATTCTTTCTTACATAACCGATGAAGCCTTGGAAGAAAAATTGTTTTATGTATTTTTGGAGAGTTTGAAAAATTTGGACCCGGAAAAGCAGAAGGACCTGTTTGCATCCAAAAGCGGCAAGTTGGAATTGATCAGCGCCAATCCCTTGTCCAAGGAAAAAAAGGGAATATTGGAAGATGTGCTGGCTCATATTTTCCCCAATTACAATCAGGTGACATATGCAGTCGATGGATCCTTGGTGTTGGGTTTTGAATTGAAGATGGAATCCTATTTGATTCGAATCAGCATAAAGAAATACTTGGAACAGATGGAAATGAATATTTTGAAGACCATTGATGCCAGATTTTAG
- a CDS encoding alternate F1F0 ATPase, F1 subunit alpha, whose product MLKEQLNRFDQIVKDALAEDLNKMDVEEMGQVVSLDRGIAIVDGLKKVKYQELIQFSNGTKGMAFNLDPDQVGVLLLGEYNQIHAGEVVKRTYEVADIPVGRGFIGRVINPLGEPMDGKGMIKSTDRFSIEREAPPILDRAPVIEPLQTGIKVIDAIVPIGKGQRELILGDRQTGKTAIAIDTILNQQNKNVICIYCAIGQQISSISKTIDVLEKSGAMEHTILVIAQADDPPGLSYVAPYAATALGEFFMDKGEDVLIIYDDLTKHARSYRELSLLLERPPGREAYPGDIFYIHSRLLERSTHLKEELGGGSLTALPIIETQAENISAYIPTNLISITDGQIFVSPKIFNKGNIPAVSIGASVSRVGGKTQLAAYRSITSALKLTYSQFEEMEIFASFGTKLDDETKQILNRGERIRKIFNQPQFEPVNVIKQIGVFLALTEGLFDNIPLDDLEKAEKLVGEIALEDTGLNEIIYENQQIDETTKSDYLERIRSVLKELVV is encoded by the coding sequence ATGCTGAAAGAACAACTAAACCGCTTTGATCAAATAGTGAAGGATGCACTTGCTGAAGATCTGAACAAGATGGACGTGGAGGAAATGGGACAAGTCGTTTCCCTGGATCGGGGTATCGCCATCGTCGATGGTTTGAAAAAGGTGAAATATCAGGAGTTGATCCAATTTTCTAACGGAACCAAGGGAATGGCTTTCAATCTGGACCCGGACCAAGTAGGTGTTCTCTTGTTGGGAGAGTACAATCAGATCCACGCAGGAGAAGTTGTGAAGAGAACCTATGAAGTGGCGGATATTCCTGTCGGAAGAGGTTTCATTGGCCGTGTTATCAATCCTCTTGGAGAACCTATGGACGGGAAAGGAATGATCAAAAGCACGGATCGATTTTCCATTGAAAGAGAAGCGCCTCCCATTTTGGATCGTGCGCCGGTCATTGAACCATTGCAGACAGGCATCAAGGTCATCGATGCCATCGTTCCCATTGGGAAAGGACAGCGGGAACTGATCCTCGGGGACAGGCAAACAGGAAAAACGGCGATCGCCATCGATACCATTCTAAACCAACAGAATAAAAATGTGATCTGCATATACTGTGCCATCGGACAGCAGATCTCTTCCATTTCAAAAACCATTGATGTGTTGGAAAAGTCGGGTGCTATGGAACACACCATTCTTGTGATCGCACAAGCAGACGATCCTCCGGGATTGTCCTACGTCGCTCCTTATGCAGCTACTGCATTGGGCGAATTTTTCATGGACAAGGGAGAAGATGTGTTGATCATTTACGATGATTTGACAAAACATGCCAGGTCTTATCGGGAACTCTCCTTGTTGTTGGAACGGCCGCCGGGAAGGGAAGCATATCCTGGAGACATTTTTTACATTCACTCCCGTTTGTTAGAGAGGTCCACCCACTTAAAGGAAGAATTAGGAGGGGGGAGTTTGACGGCCCTACCTATCATCGAAACCCAAGCGGAAAACATTTCGGCTTATATACCAACCAACTTGATCTCCATTACCGACGGTCAGATTTTCGTGTCCCCGAAAATATTCAACAAGGGAAACATTCCGGCAGTAAGCATTGGAGCATCCGTATCCAGGGTGGGAGGAAAAACCCAACTTGCAGCCTATCGATCCATCACCAGTGCATTGAAGTTGACCTATTCTCAATTTGAGGAAATGGAAATATTTGCGAGTTTCGGAACGAAATTGGATGATGAAACCAAGCAGATCTTAAATCGTGGAGAGCGGATCCGTAAAATATTCAATCAACCTCAATTTGAACCGGTGAATGTGATAAAGCAAATCGGTGTTTTTCTTGCGCTGACGGAAGGTCTTTTTGATAATATACCGTTGGATGATCTGGAAAAGGCAGAAAAACTGGTTGGAGAAATTGCCCTGGAAGACACTGGTCTAAATGAAATCATATACGAGAATCAACAAATCGACGAAACAACAAAATCCGATTATTTGGAACGGATCAGATCCGTATTAAAGGAGTTGGTCGTCTGA
- a CDS encoding F0F1 ATP synthase subunit gamma has product MQTLQALQKSIHSAENLKSIVRTMKAHASSNILQFQQAAKASMDYRQVLDMALYIALVEEDSLVNEEESGSSGIVLHVVFGSDHGLAGRFNERMANYAVSQIGSNEKNRVIVIGQQVFRRLESIQQIHQLLSVPQTTDGITSIVQQVLMEMDAIGAGNGLNRVWLHYGKPLGHAGFEEESALLFPVDLSSFDTRKMNWKSKTLPTFTMDREVLLSELVRQYIFITLYRSFCYSLVSENTSRIESMTTAEKNIDERLEDLQFHYRSQRQNGITEEINDVISGFKSIRKSKEKKKDEDDVKA; this is encoded by the coding sequence ATGCAAACATTACAGGCACTACAAAAGAGCATCCATTCCGCAGAAAACTTGAAATCCATCGTTCGAACCATGAAAGCCCACGCTTCTTCCAATATTCTCCAGTTTCAGCAAGCAGCCAAAGCTTCCATGGATTATCGACAGGTGTTGGACATGGCACTTTACATTGCCCTTGTGGAAGAAGATTCTCTGGTAAATGAAGAAGAAAGCGGCAGTTCAGGGATCGTCCTTCATGTTGTTTTCGGATCGGATCATGGACTGGCAGGACGCTTTAACGAAAGAATGGCCAACTATGCAGTCTCTCAAATCGGTTCCAATGAAAAAAACCGGGTCATCGTTATTGGCCAACAAGTATTTCGTCGCTTGGAATCCATTCAACAGATCCATCAACTTTTATCTGTGCCTCAAACCACGGACGGCATCACTTCCATCGTCCAACAAGTACTGATGGAAATGGATGCCATCGGAGCCGGTAACGGACTGAACCGTGTATGGCTCCATTATGGAAAACCGCTTGGACATGCAGGATTTGAAGAAGAAAGCGCCTTGCTTTTTCCAGTGGATCTGTCCAGTTTTGATACGCGCAAGATGAACTGGAAATCCAAGACGTTGCCAACTTTCACCATGGATCGGGAAGTATTGTTGTCGGAACTTGTGCGCCAGTATATTTTCATAACACTATATCGAAGTTTTTGCTATTCGCTGGTTTCTGAAAATACCAGCAGGATAGAATCCATGACCACGGCGGAAAAGAACATAGACGAGCGATTGGAAGATCTCCAGTTTCATTACCGGTCACAACGTCAAAACGGAATCACAGAAGAAATCAATGATGTCATATCAGGTTTCAAGTCGATCCGAAAATCAAAAGAAAAGAAAAAAGACGAGGATGATGTAAAAGCATAA